In Osmerus eperlanus chromosome 4, fOsmEpe2.1, whole genome shotgun sequence, the sequence aataacaatttTACAGGTTGTTCAGATATGGCAATATGGCAGGTTTACCTCAATGAGAACTAGCACACTGGCAATGAAGATGAAGGCCATGTTGAAagccaggagctggagaagtgACAGTGCGAGGCAGCCTTTCACGCTGCACTCTTCTACCGCTTCAGCACCAAAGTTAAGAATTTAGATTTCACGAAAACAAGAATTTTACATTTGAAACTTGAGTTGATGATTCAAATGGAAATGAAGATTCAAATGGAGATGAATCAAGGATACATTTTCCGACCAAGCTGAATTTGATCTTAGTGAAGAGTCGTACAAAAAAGTCCACAAGAAGGCCCACCTGGAAGAAATTAAAATTATACATCGGCCTAGTATTTCATGCTAAAAGCCAAGGAATGAGAGTTACCACAATATGTGGGTGGAATACAATAGTGGAACTTACCAGGCCTATGGATACGCCTATAGCAAACACCATTATCCATTTCACAGCTTCGTACTTTTTGGCTTTCTAAAATCAGACATTAGACACAACTTAAGAGGCAAATGCAGGCAGGCATTCTGATAAAAAAACGAATAGATTTAGGTTTATATATTTAGACCAACCTTATTGTCCATACCCTCCAGGACCTCAACATAGGGCTCGTTAATGCATCTGTCATAATCCAAGCTCTGCCAAAATATGCCGACAAAAATCGAGCATTAGGATGTTATGTCATTCTGAACCTTTCATCAGGCAACCACTCGGATCTCAACACCACTCAGGCAGAGCACGCTCTTCATTAGATTTTTGCTTTGTTATTACTTACCTCATAATCTTTCCTTGGCAGAATTTCGTCCTCTTCATCTCTAGTTTCCCCAAGTATTGTCTAATGCAGGGGAAAATAAAGTTACACTTCCGAAGAGTGCCAAGGTTCTCTCTGCCCAGACACTACCCACAGATGCTGAGCCTGGAGCAAGCCAATCCCTAAACTAGGCATTGTTAAACTGTGGTTGTTGTATATCAAGATATGTAAGCAAAGTATACTACCCGTGCAATTGTATAAATCAAGTGAAGATTGTTCGTACCAGTTCCTCGGGTGTGCGGGTCTCTCCATCCCGGCAACAGCAGTGACAACAAAAACAGTTACCACAGCACGCCATCTTCGCTGCACTGTCTACTGACGCTTCTGCATCTACTTTCCGGCTTCATGTCATGTGATAGAAACGTGAGACGATGCCAAAATATCTAAACTGCGTAAAATATAAGCATTTAAGGTAACGTTCGCTGATTGCATATGAGAATGTTGATATAGCCAGCATGCTCTGTCTCGGTATCATCACCAATTTTAATAGGGTATCATGTTTACATATTTGCATTGCATTAACAATACATCTAAGCACATAGTCAAGCATTAACACGGTGTGTTAAGATTATATGCGTAAAGTGTACGCAATTACAGGACCCTCCAGGAAGGGAACCCCCCACAAACGTCGAGAcgagaataaaaaaaataaaaacacgaAAACTTATCAGCAGGCACATGTTTTCTTGGAAGATAAAGGTATCTTCCAAGAAAGGTAACTGGGTATGCGTTTCTAACTTTAGTCGCTCAGAGTAAACGCGTTATTGCGGGGAGCAGGAGAAGACTACTTAGGAACAACCACAATTCTTGATTGAGAGGTGAGCTGATACATTTAGCTAGCAAATATACAGTCTGGCCACCCACTGTTATTTTCATTGGGACTTGCACGTTCTTTATAGTTAAATAATACTACGTTTGTTTTAAAACCTGCTGAACTGACGACAGAAGGGTTGTGCTGGTACTGATATTTTGGTATCAGCGTTTGGTGGAACGCCCATCAATTTTTGTGGTGCACAATGCAATTGTGTGCAACGAAGGTCAATAAGTGTTGAGCGGATATTTCCAGTGTATGTGTGACTGatttaagagagaaagacagtctTGTAGCCTTTCTTTGTGACTTTAGATAATATATAGATACTTCCCGGGATCATGGTAAACCAAGTCCAGAGAGTTGACGGCGAGTGGCAATCATGCAAGAGCGACTCCAGCGGAGCGAGCAACAGCGGAGGCGACAGTTCAAAAGAGAGCTCTCGCAGCTCTACGCCTGTGTTGGACACCGACCGTACGGACAGGCTGCGGGACAAGATGCGTCGGCGGATTGAGTCAGGAGACAATTGGTTCTCGCTGGAGTTTTTCCCCCCTCGCACCGCGAGTGGAGCTGTCAATCTCATATCTAGGTTTGTAAATAAAGTCCTGCACAAATTCATtgctccataatgtaaacaaatATTGATATCCTGACTGTAGGCAATTAACTAACTTAAAATGAAATGTTTCTGAGAATTTCTAACAAAGGCATATCTGGATTGCGTGatgtcatctctttctctcagattTGACCGAATGGGCTCTGGAGGGCCCCTCTTCATAGACGTCACCTGGCACCCAGCAGGAGACCCAGGGTCAGACAAAGAGACCTCCTCTATGATGATCGCTAGCACAGCGGTCAACTACTGTGGTCTGGAGAGCATCCTCCATCTGACCTGCTGCAATCAAACCAGAGAGGCCATAACTGGCTACCTTAGTAAAGCCAAGCGCCTTGGCTTGAAAAACATAATGGCTTTGAGAGGAGGTCAGTCTCTGTTCCCTTTGAAGATATTCTATTTGTTACCAAGCGGTTATATAGCGCTTATCAAGAAAACCCTAAAATCATCCATAAACATGAACTTAGAACCCACTTCTAACATCCTCAACGAGCAATcttctttattttgttttttcaaGACCCGGTTGGAGAtgactgggaggaggaggaaggaggatttAACTATGCCACTGACCTTGTCAAACACATCCGCAGCGAGTTTGACGACTACTTTGACATCTGTGTTGcaggtatgttttttttttatatatatacttaAGTTAATACGTTGATTCATTTATACTCCTAAACGAGACTGTGCTAAATCTTTTAGACACACCCTTTGTCATACTAACAAAAACTTTGACGTCACTATCAGATGGTTTTTCATAACTAATATTCTCCATTTTGGGCTCGCTGACTGCTAAGGGATGTGTGATCTCAAAGCCTACCTTCTCATAGGTCCTGTTTGTTCTGAATATCCATCTTGTTTCATTTTTGCTCAGGCTACCCAACTGGTCACCCTGAagcagagagctacactgaTGACCTGAGACATCTGAAGAAGAAGGTGGATGCTGGAGCAGACTTCATCATAACCCAGCTGTTCTTCAGGGCAGACACCTTCCTCAAATTTGTCAGAGATTGCAGGGCCATTGGCATCACGTGCCCCATCCTACCTGGAATTTTCCCAATCCAGGTACATAGAAAACTGGTTTATCAGGGCAGTTGCATGTAGATGATCAAAGTTTAATAATTAAGGCAGGTTGTACTTTTGTAACGCCTTGCCTTTGTAGCACACACTTTAGTAATTTCCTAACTAGCATGGACATGAAATGTGGTTGCCTTACACATTAGTCCCTCAAAGTGTAAATCAAGTATACCTAGAAAACCTCTGAGATGTTATTACAAATAACATGCCAATAATCTTTCTGTCAATAAAGTTTATGGGCATTCAGCGCTGTAcacacaatgattaaacactCACATGAGGTTTTATATTTGATTTGAGATCTATACAACTATTGTTCCTCCAGGGCTACCAGTCTCTGAAGCAGCTGGTGAAGCTGTCCAAGCTGGAGGTCCCAGAGGAGATCACACGGGTCATCGAGCCCATCAAGGACAATGACGCTGCCATCCGCAACTATGGCATAGAGCAGGCGGTGGGCATGTGCCGTGTACTGCTGAAGAGTGGTGAGGTGCCAGGCCTCCACTTCTACACCCTCAACCGAGAGGTGGCCACCATGGAGGTGCTTCGACAGTTGGGCATGTGGAACGAGGACCCCAGGTCTGTGCCCTGCTACAGCTTTTGTTGAAGGATGGGAACAGAAGGTTTTTTGGCAATAGAGAAACCTATGCTGATGACTGCTATATTTAGGATACCACTCATGATTAGATTAGGTAATGTTACATTTCCAAACAAATGTCTGATACTGACCAGAGTGTTTTATTTCTAGACGGCCCCTCCCCTGGGCAGTGAGTGCTCACCCCAAGCGCAAGGTGGAGGACGTCAGGCCAATCTTCTGGGCCTCCAGACCAAAGAGCTACATCTACAGAACCCAGGACTGGGATGACTTCCCAAACGGCAGATGGTAAAGCTACAATCAGCCATTCCAAGTCAACAAATGTGTTTTGACCTCACAAACTGTTTAGTAAATGttacattgtttttcttttgttaCTGAAGGGGTAATTCGTCCTCTCCAGCCTTTGGGGAGCTGAACGACTACTACCTGTTCTATCTAAAGAGTAAGTCCTCAAAGGATGCACTGCTACAGATGTGGGGCAAAGAGCTGACAAGCGAAGCCAGTGTTTATGAGGTCTTCACCAACTACATCATGGCCCAGCCCAACCAAAACGGACATAAGGTGACACACCTTCATCTCACATCTCAGGGCCACACATATGAAAGTCCCGTTTCATCGCTTACAAAGCCTATAAGCGTCTTCTCGCTAACTCAGTGGCTCATTCACTTGTGCTCTTTAGGTGATGTGTTTGCCGTGGAACGATGAACCTCTCGCCACAGAGACCAACCTGCTGAAGGATGAGCTGGAGAAGGTGAATCGGCGAGGGGTCCTAACTATCAACTCCCAACCCAATATCAATGGCAAGCCTTCTTCAGACCCCATTGTGGGCTGGGGACCCCCGGGAGGCTACGTCTTCCAGAAGGTTTGTCGTCAGACTTGAGAGATGCATTATTAatatgttctgtatgtgtgcagAAGTTCATGGTTCCGAAGATTTTTTGGGATGGAAATGGTAGTTTTCACAACATGAATCATTGTTTGTTACTCCAACAGGCATATCTGGAATTTTTCACCTCGAGTGAGAACGTAACAGCCCTTCTCaaagtattaaagaaatatGAGCCTCGTGTAAACTACCATATTGTCAATGTTCATGTAAGTTTTGTATATTGAGCTGGCACAAATGCACATTTATTAAACAATTGTATTACTGTTGTATTTGTTACACATTTTGAGTCATGGTACCTGTATTTCATATCCAGGGGAAGAACACAACAAATGCCCATGACATGCAGCCTAATGCTGTGACGTGGGCCATATTCCCAGGCAGGGAGATAGTGCAGCCTACTGTGGTGGATCCTGTCAGCTTCATGTACTGGAAGGTAAGGTGACATTTGGGAAAGTCCCATGTAAGGACTGCCTTTgggattttttctttctttctggtaCTGATAAATATTACAGAAGGGCTATAAAGATAAACCTGTTGAAATCTCTGAAATCCCTCTCATGTTAAACATTTCTCCATCAGGACGAGGCCTTTGCCCTGTGGATCGAGCAGTGGGCCAAACTATATGAAGACGAGTCACCTTCTCGCATGATCATCAAATACATCCATGACAACTACTTCCTGGTCAACCTGGTTGACAATGACTTCCCATTGGAGAACTGCTTGTGGCAGGTCATCGACGACATGTTCGAGCTTCTCGACGCTCCTCCGGAACCTGTGGAAGTAAACTCTGCTGTTGATGTCTAACTCATTTTAAACACTTATGAACTGCGCTGCCTGGATAATGCATCCAAATAAGCACTACAGTGAAGGAAGGCTATCTGGATGATAAAAGAAAGATTTTGTatttttaaatatgtttttattgtAGGTGTTGTAAAAGACTTAACTGTTTTTGAATCAAAGTTTAAATTGAGCAACACTGGAATGGAAGCATAGGGGTTACAAGAACCCGCACACCATATTGTGTCCTTTATTACCATTGTAATCTACCACAGAACATTGTTACAGTATCAACCTActgctgctaatgaatgctTTCACAAGAAGCCTTAAAAGTAACAAGCAATTAGCAGTGACCTCACTGCAAGTAGTCATTTCAGttctagtttttatttatttactcatTTTGGTGATGAAGTAAGAAAAGccaataaaacatatttttgcaatgtgaatgtgttttcatCCACTTCCATAACTTGGCAATGTCCACCGGACTGTGGCACCCACTGGAAGTTTAGGGGAGCTTATGGTTGCATCAGACTACCTTACTGGCCACGTTGGACATTCTTGTGAACCCGTTGACATACAGTATGGCCTGTGAAATGAGTTGGCTTTAGTCCAAGTATAACTCACCTCTGTCACTATGACCTCCTAATGCAGAGATAAGAAGGCTGCCTGATAGTGGGCAGTAGGTCACTAAAACTATCCACCAACAGGACTGTCCAAATATAAACAGGgttaaaaaagaaatacaaataatGTGGCTGCTCTTGAGCCAAAAGGCTGTTGCTAGGTTGTGTGTTATTTATTTCCGGAGGTTTCTAATCTGTGTTAAAGGTTAGAAGGCAGGAGACAAGGTGAAACCTGAGACCAGCAGACACTCAGGCATCGTTACACAGTAGTAGATAGCCTGATAGCGGTGAACCATGTTTTGTAACAGTAAACTCAATATGCTTGTCTACAGTATGTCCACTGTAGGCTATTATCAAATACACATTAAAACAATAATAACtaagaccattttattttacttttattGAAAGTTTGCATTTGCATTACATTGAGTTACAACAAAATTGCATTTTCAAGCTAAAttctttcaataaaataaacaaaacctTCACACAGAACTTGAATGAACAGTCGTGGTGCTTGCTAAAGCCCCTTTTCTGCAGAACCGTGTGCCCAGAGCTCTCAGATCCCCAGCTGGCCTGCAGCTGACTCACATCAATCACCGGTGAAGGGAAGTCCCAGTCAGGGAGCTATCAGTGTGACCCTCTCCCTGTTTACCCTCAGGGTGGGGTGAGCGGGTAAGGGCCACGCGGACAGTTGCATAGCTCAGTCAGCTGTAGCCTCCGAGACCATGCCTGGCCGACGTGTCATTGGTCACTGGACAAAGGGCACGTCTTCTCCATGCGTGGAAAAcctacaacaaacacacacagacagaactgATGTCGGAGTGGGCAGCACTGCCACGTAAGTTGTGTTAAGAGGGGTACACTTGGCCTTGTGAAATACGGCACAATCTTATTTGAGCTAGTGCAGTACACAAACTAAAAGAAATCCCTACATCATCAAATCCTCATGATTAACCATGCATGTGGCTGTTGGGCTAGCTAGCGAGTCTCTTGTTCTCACCTGAGCGACCAGTGATCTGTTGAAGTGTGTGGCGAGGTCTTTAGACACCCGGGTTCTGATGCGTCGCTTCCTCCAGGTAAGCCAGGCCCCCTGCTGCAATCTGTCTGTATACTgccgacacacagacacacaaatcagGTGTGTCAACAAAATACAAAGCAGCTGTTTGTTTTGATTGAGCACGTACTgtataaacgtgtgtgtgtgtgtgtgtgtagtgtatgtgcTTGCCAGGGCCCTAAGCAGAAGTGTAGCAGCAGTCTGGTCTCTCCAGTTGTCCCACAGATCCTGGGTGTGTCTCCTCTGCACCCTCCTCAGAACAGCTTCCAGCCTCCACCTCCTTATATACTCCCTGTGGCAGAGAAACCTAGCATGGAGCAGCACAGTGCTAGCATGCACTTATCAGGAAAAACCCTTTCTACAGTCACCCACCTAATGCTGGGTCACTTAGACATAACCTTTTAAACTCACCTCAGTCTCCACTCCAGGAGACTCCTTCTCTTGTTGCGTGTGGCCGTCGCCCTCTCCACCCAGCATGCATAGTACTTCTCTGATAGGAGGAGAGAACGTCTCCTGCGGGACTGGAcctgagaaggagagacagcgaAGGAACGAGGGGTGCTACGTTTCCACATCTGCAGATCACCGCGCATTCACCAACGTTCCTCTTGACCTTTTCACCTACGATGAACTCTTTTATGACTTGCCAGGAATTCATACTGAcctaaccaccagatcctgcaaTGGCACCCACTTCACCAAATTATATTTTTTGTGAACTATTCTATGTGAAACATAGCCTACCTCCTGATGCCAGGTGTGGAGTGATGACCTCAGCagggtcctcctcctcctggctgtcACTCTCTGAGCCAGGTCCTGTGAGGCCTTATGGGATGCAGCACGCCTCCTCCAGAGACTGAACGCTGACCGGATCAGTGCTGTACACACTTTGTTCTCTGTGCTCCTCCATGTGAACATGCTCTCCTTCACGACCTCACGCCAGCCTTGAAAGAACCTACAGTACATGGGAAGATCACTAtaacttaacaaggagtcagcgataaaacaaaagaaagaaaacagaagTGGTTTGACATCGTCCGTTCAGAGATAGTCCGTGACAGTCTGCATAGAGAAGTCTAAGGACTCACAGGTGTTGATTCTTCATGAGCCACACTTCCCGTACCTGCGAACGAGGTGAGCTGAGCTCAGCCGTGAGGCGTCTTTATGGCTCTGGTGAACTCTGACCCATAGCTGGAAGGCTCTGCTCACTCTGTGGCCCTCCACCCACAGCCCCACCGCCTCTCCCATCTGTCTCTGGCCTGTAGACACTGAAcaaacacacgagcacacatacacacattccggGGTTTAGTATCGCCCCCAACCTTCACTCGGAGGGGTGTGGCAGTAAAATACAAAACTTTCTCTATAACGGAAGGTGTGCCTGTTCACATTATAGCATCAAATATGTCAACACTGCAACACTCATAGATACACTACTGTGTTTGCAGGGTAACAGAGTAGCAGTGTTGATATCGTACCTCTGGCCCACTGCCTCCAGGCAAGCAACACTTGCTGGGTGTCTCTCCGTGCTCTCTGCACACACATGATTCTGGCAGCTCTGGATATGTGTGTCCTTGTCCTCCAGTGGTCGATacactgtgaagaaaaaaacagaacAGCTGTCCAAGTTTGggatgcttgtgtttgtggctCTGTGCGTGCGTGGGCACGCACCCTCCTACATACTTGTTGTAGTCTTCCGTTATTGAGCTGCCTGAGTGCGGTGCTCCCTCTAGTGGCTGTTCTCCAGTAGTTCATGGTGTTCTCGGTCAACCTTCTGTTCCTCTGGCTGAGTCTCTCTCCCAGCACCTCCTGTCTGTGCTGCGCCTGCCCCAGTTCACTTCTCCAGTGGGTCAAACACTGCAGCACCAGCCTCTGGTCTCTACTCTGCTGGAGGTTGGCACCACAGTGCTTGCGTGCAATCGCTGGACCAGCATGAGCATGCCAGCTTAGGATGGCCCTACGTGGGACACCACACGAGCAGAACTCGCTTTAGGAATCTGAGGCACTGGAGCTTAAAGGGATTACAATACCTACGACACAAACCTCCGACAGAGCATCTGCTGGTGGAAATCCAGACTCCTCTTCCACGACCGATGAAGAGCGACCCAGTACCAGAATCGCTGTGCcagttctcccctctctctgtcctcacggAACACCAGCGCTCTCTCCTGGCGTGCCGCTCTCTGTCTGGCAAGCAGGGCCCACTTCCTGCCCAGCTCCCGTGCCCGCTGGCGCCTCTCCCTCCGCCACAGCAGTGCCAGTCTCCACATGCAGAAAAAGCGTAATTCCAGTCTGACTAAGTAGTGGCTGGCCGCCCTGCTCTCTTGTGCCCTAAACCTCCAGTGATGTGCCACTGTCCTGGCCACACCCTGCTTGTGTAAGACACGCCCTCTCCAGGAAGTGAAGGCCCATTGCATGGCTCTTTGTTGTCGCTGCACCTCCATGGTGAGAATGGAGTTCTGCTCTTTGATTCTGTGTTGGGAGTAGGTGTTCCATCTCTGTATGACTCTGAAggacaaaaataaaaatttCCCAACCTGGGTTTGTCATCTTTGGCACTAGTATTGAACTGAAACATTTGGCATGACAACTGAACTAGGAGATACGcattataaaaatatttttacggtccggacaaaaaaacaaaacaagacttTTACCACTTACCTTCTTGTGAGGTTGTGTTGGTGTAGGTCTTGGGCTCTCTTGACCTTGTGGGCTTCTTGGACCCAAATGAGCAAAGCTTCCTCTACAACTCTCCTTCTGTTTCCCTCCACATACTGACACAGAAGCAGCCGCAAGACACACCTCCCTATGGAGAGACCCCACAAAGACGGAACACACCatcaaccacacacagacagattccTCCACACAAACCCAAACATCCAATGGACGAGCCCACAATGGCCACAGACACTGCGCGCGACTATGTGTACAGTGTTGTGCTGGTCCTACTGCGAGTGTGTTCTCTCCAGCGCTGCAGACTTTCCCTGGCCTGCAGGGCcagcctctccttccccctcctcctggcctcctgcaGACGGCTGGTCCACCCTCTCCAGCGGGCCAGGGCGCTACCCAGCAGCGTCTGCCGGGGCTGGGCCCGGGCCAGAGCCATCATGCTCCTGTGGTGCTGACCGTGGCCCCGCCACGCCACAAacaccctgcaacacacaccacggaccaggctggtgttgtaaTACTACTGGTGCTGTGGACAGGAAGGGTTCAGTGGTTCGGAATCAATTGTGGTGCgggcgtatacacacacacacctggtgagtGTGGCGCTAGTGTAGAAGGCTGTGACAGCCTGGAACTGTTTGAAGCGTGCTCTCCAGAGGGTGAAGGCCGAGTGGGTCCTCcgcctctcgtctctcctctgtAGCCAGGCTGTCCTGCTGGCCAGCTGGGCCCCGGCCTTCATCCCCgggccaacacacaccctccttagctggggaaggggggagaaagtCTGATTAAGCCCACAACTTCAAACGACAGATCTAAAGGATGTACATCAATACACAGAAAGCCTACTGTGGGTTCCATACCCGTCCGTGCCATGCAGAGAAGCAGTGACGGAGGACGGCGGCGCTGTGAAACTGCTCAGCTCTCCTCTGCATCTGGGCCTCTGCCCTCTGACCAACTGGGACCCCTTTCCACTGGCTtaaacaggaagtcagcaaGACCGCTTCCTGCGTGAGACAGCTAACGTTTAGAGGACGGAGGATAAGGAGACACTCGTTTTCACAGTTGCCTAAAGAGCATCAGGCACACAGGAGAAGGTAGAGGACAATTATACAGCACATTAAtaccctgtgtctctctgcttgtTGCCAGGTTTGTGTCTGTCGCCTCCACAGGCTGAAGGTGAAGGCCAGCGATGTCCATCTCCTGGTGCATGCCAGCTGACCCATGAGCTGGCGCCGTGCCCGGCTGGCACAGACGTGCTCTCTCCACTGAGAGAACGCCATGCTGAGGAGGGGGTGCAGCATGCGCGCCGTGGCACGCATGAACACATCCTGAGACACGTACGGGGGAAAGGGTCTTCCATTACTCTCTTTAGAAGAATATCACACTCACTGTGATATCAATATAACACTCACTGTGAACATCTGTCTCTGACATGTTTGGATGCAGAAAGAAGCAGGTGAAgattgtgtgactgtgtcttcaaaaatacattctcAATTACAATAACTTGTTGATAACCTTAAGATCCAGGATATAATGAATGGATAGTTGGATAACTTTGAGGAAATTGGGTACTTGGGAAGCATGGCAGGTATATCTGGCAAATGTAAGTCCTCTCACAGAGACACATTTACCACTCCAGTGCCTCTAATCCCCGGATCAGATACGGGTGACAGCCTGTCAGCAttggagagatagacagagagggagggaggtgaagggacTATCTTCCCTTGACATGTTGTCTCTTAGGATCCACTCTGGAAACCCATGACTGACCTCAACCTTGGTCATCTGCTTCTATCAAATAGGGACTCCatatattttattcatttttatttataaatgtcCTTCTCAAAGCAGTACAGGGTAAAGAAAATAGTCTGTGCCTTTGTAGTTCCCCAATGTCCAAGGCTGCAAGGCTGAATTTCAATGAGCaagcaggagaacaggggcTGTTTGAAACACAGCGGCAGCAGAAACAGGGTTTAATTCAGAAATGACTTGACATGACACTTCAAGTACAGCATATACTTGCACATGTATGAGATTGTGAAGTACCTTTAATTGGTGACCTTTTTTTGAATAAGTATTCCTGTGATCCGAGAAGTGTTGATACAGATTGACAATTTGGACGTCTTCTGCAACATCTGAATGTAagctgaaagagaaagagagagacacagagcaagAGAAAGGTAACCTTGACTAAAGGTTCTGGAAATGCTTTGTATGACAGTTCTCATACCCAGGCTATCTAGGATCTAGGACAGTATGCACTGACCTCATGTTGTGAGTGTCCAATGGGGAGGAGGCAAGTACTGACCAATTACTGAGTCCAGAGCTGAAGTTGTGATCCACCTGAAACTTTGATTCACCAAGACAACAACCAATTGCACTCAAAACCTGCTACGATTGGAGACTTTAAAGTGAAATAACGAAATAACTAGACTCATCTATCAAACACATGGTCCATTTATTGGTCTCAGGGCACAGAATAACACAAGATGACTAGTTTTGTGATAATATTCTAACGAGTCCTTTCAGGTTGGCAACACAGGTGAAATGTCGGAGAAACAGTGTAAGTAAAGCACCTGTTGTGTGGACCCCGTGCTGCTCTCCAAGCATGTGGGGGAGGTGAAGGTGTTGCCCAGCGCGGCCAGGCTGGTCCTGCACCGGAGCACCTGGGACTCCTGGACCTCCTCTGCTACACCATGCCAATGTTGGAGCACCAACCTGGCCTGCTTCTGCTGTAAGGCACTGCAGTACAGTCTGAAACAAGGggaggggaaacagagagaagagagagagagagagagagagagagagagagagagagagagagagagagagagagagagagagagagagagagagagagagagagagaaagagaaagagaaagagaaagagaaagaaagagaaagagaaagaaagaaaagagagagagagagagaaagagagagcgagagaaagagagaggttaagagacagacagagacagaataaAGTATATTCACAGATCTTCACTAATAAGAGAGGGGGACGTGGCGACAGAAAGagatgggtgaatgagagataTTGTACCTGGCCCGTTTGACTTTAATTCTCTGCTTCCTCCAGTTGTGGAAGCTCATCTGGA encodes:
- the mthfr gene encoding methylenetetrahydrofolate reductase — protein: MVNQVQRVDGEWQSCKSDSSGASNSGGDSSKESSRSSTPVLDTDRTDRLRDKMRRRIESGDNWFSLEFFPPRTASGAVNLISRFDRMGSGGPLFIDVTWHPAGDPGSDKETSSMMIASTAVNYCGLESILHLTCCNQTREAITGYLSKAKRLGLKNIMALRGDPVGDDWEEEEGGFNYATDLVKHIRSEFDDYFDICVAGYPTGHPEAESYTDDLRHLKKKVDAGADFIITQLFFRADTFLKFVRDCRAIGITCPILPGIFPIQGYQSLKQLVKLSKLEVPEEITRVIEPIKDNDAAIRNYGIEQAVGMCRVLLKSGEVPGLHFYTLNREVATMEVLRQLGMWNEDPRRPLPWAVSAHPKRKVEDVRPIFWASRPKSYIYRTQDWDDFPNGRWGNSSSPAFGELNDYYLFYLKSKSSKDALLQMWGKELTSEASVYEVFTNYIMAQPNQNGHKVMCLPWNDEPLATETNLLKDELEKVNRRGVLTINSQPNINGKPSSDPIVGWGPPGGYVFQKAYLEFFTSSENVTALLKVLKKYEPRVNYHIVNVHGKNTTNAHDMQPNAVTWAIFPGREIVQPTVVDPVSFMYWKDEAFALWIEQWAKLYEDESPSRMIIKYIHDNYFLVNLVDNDFPLENCLWQVIDDMFELLDAPPEPVEVNSAVDV
- the LOC134019564 gene encoding protein SFI1 homolog, with amino-acid sequence MSETDVHKSNGRPFPPYVSQDVFMRATARMLHPLLSMAFSQWREHVCASRARRQLMGQLACTRRWTSLAFTFSLWRRQTQTWQQAERHREAVLLTSCLSQWKGVPVGQRAEAQMQRRAEQFHSAAVLRHCFSAWHGRLRRVCVGPGMKAGAQLASRTAWLQRRDERRRTHSAFTLWRARFKQFQAVTAFYTSATLTRVFVAWRGHGQHHRSMMALARAQPRQTLLGSALARWRGWTSRLQEARRRGKERLALQARESLQRWREHTRRRCVLRLLLCQYVEGNRRRVVEEALLIWVQEAHKVKRAQDLHQHNLTRRVIQRWNTYSQHRIKEQNSILTMEVQRQQRAMQWAFTSWRGRVLHKQGVARTVAHHWRFRAQESRAASHYLVRLELRFFCMWRLALLWRRERRQRARELGRKWALLARQRAARQERALVFREDRERGELAQRFWYWVALHRSWKRSLDFHQQMLCRRAILSWHAHAGPAIARKHCGANLQQSRDQRLVLQCLTHWRSELGQAQHRQEVLGERLSQRNRRLTENTMNYWRTATRGSTALRQLNNGRLQQCIDHWRTRTHISRAARIMCVQRARRDTQQVLLAWRQWARVSTGQRQMGEAVGLWVEGHRVSRAFQLWVRVHQSHKDASRLSSAHLVRRFFQGWREVVKESMFTWRSTENKVCTALIRSAFSLWRRRAASHKASQDLAQRVTARRRRTLLRSSLHTWHQEVQSRRRRSLLLSEKYYACWVERATATRNKRRSLLEWRLREYIRRWRLEAVLRRVQRRHTQDLWDNWRDQTAATLLLRALASTYTTHTHTHTCFVFC